Proteins encoded together in one Lathyrus oleraceus cultivar Zhongwan6 chromosome 5, CAAS_Psat_ZW6_1.0, whole genome shotgun sequence window:
- the LOC127079059 gene encoding uncharacterized protein LOC127079059, giving the protein MTPIETDEDVKSMFQCHITLSQLPTIEIYVRLVENLEEQPSHNENVEEQPTHNENLCYPTQSVQSHDYRMSQAIDEEPTQNNEPFIPNEEVGENSEDDLEEVRFEDLFGVSDDDGNEDIFDTPTVALRVQPISLYNPPVHMQNISLDDAELISVFGSFIPTHNADEIEEGIEYENKEECVLALQQWHIKHSLDFSVVKSDNVKVIITHVAEKYRYIISYKKAWIAKCKAIESLYGNWETSYNDLSQWILVDGTWLYGKYRRTLLMDVAQDGNENIFPIAFALVESETKEAWSFFLKNLRIHVTPQANQCLISDKHESIKSAYNNPENGWQYPPSSHVYCIRLIAQNFMREIKDKDLRKIIVNMGYALIEAKFNYYQGEIRRTNNDALSWIDNNPQEK; this is encoded by the exons ATGACACCCATTGAGACCGATGAAGATGTCAAGTCGATGTTTCAATGTCATATAACATTATCTCAATTACCCACCATTGAGATATATGTTCGTCTAGTCGAAAATCTTGAAGAACAACCGAGTCACAATGAAAATGTTGAAGAACAACCGACTCACAATGAAAATCTCTGTTATCCAACACAATCTGTACAGTCACACGATTACAGAATGAGTCAAGCCATTGACGAAGAACCGACTCAAAATAATGAACCTTTCATACCAAATGAAGAGGTAGGCGAGAATAGTGAGGATGATCTTGAGGAGGTTAGATTTGAAGATCTATTTGGTGTTAGCGATGATGATGGCAATGAAGACATCTTCGATACACCGACCGTTGCACTAAGAGTGCAACCAATTAGTTTGTACAACCCACCTGTGCACATGCAAAACATAAGTTTGGATGATGCTGAACTAATCTCCGTTTTCGGAAGTTTCATACCAACTCACAATGCTGACGAAATAGAGGAGGGCATCGAGTATGAAAATAAGGAAGAGTGTGTTCTGGCGTTGCAACAATGGCATATAAAACATAGTCTAGATTTTTCTGTGGTTAAATCTGACAAT GTGAAGGTTATCATCACTCATGTTGCTGAGAAATACAGGTATATCATATCCTATAAAAAGGCATGGATTGCAAAGTGTAAGGCAATTGAGTCGCTGTATGGAAATTGGGAGACATCTTACAACGATCTGTCGCAGTGGATACTG GTTGATGGAACATGGTTGTATGGCAAGTACAGAAGGACTCTATTGATGGATGTGGCACAGGATGGGAACGAGAACATATTTCCGATAGCGTTCGCATTGGTTGAAAGTGAGACCAAGGAAGcttggagtttctttcttaagaaTTTAAGAATACACGTTACCCCCCAAGCAAATCAGTGTCTAATATCAGATAAGCATGAATCGATAAAGAGTGCATATAACAATCCGGAAAATGGATGGCAGTATCCTCCATCATCACACGTCTATTGCATTAGACTCATCGCGCAAAACTTCATGCGTGAGATTAAAGACAAGGATCTGCGCAAAATAATTGTTAACATGGGTTATGCGTTAATAGAGGCAAAATTTAACTACTATCAGGGGGAAATCCGAAGAACAAACAACGACGCTTTATCATGGATAGACAACAACCCTCAGGAGAAGTGA